One region of Bacterioplanoides sp. SCSIO 12839 genomic DNA includes:
- a CDS encoding amidase, translating to MINAAANTRPHKLLSQDDYQSYDAMGLAELVRQGEVSAEELLQAAIQRAEVVNPEINAIITPLHDFAREQIRNGLPQGPFSGVPFLLKDLLASLAGTPMSNGSNAFKGQLSPSDSELVRRYKNSGVVIFGKTNTPEFGLMGVTEPKAFGPSRNPWDTQHTPGGSSGGSAAAIAAGIVPMASGGDGGGSIRIPSACCGLFGLKPSRGRTPTGPYYSELWDGAAVEHVLTRSVRDSAAMLDVIAGPDGSSPYPLSMESSYLDALNQPLRPLKVGFTTRSFVGNDIDAEAIKAVEHTVKLLTELGHDVEEVELQLDGEALADSYLTMYFGHVAADMEYAAQLLGTGFGNLDVEDATKTVGYLGKAISAEQFVSAKRRWNQFAQTMAMYHQRFDILLTPTLATPPVEIGAFEPPASEKLAMKFVNAFGLHKLLLKSGMVKQMAIESLKKLPFTQLSNLTGAPAMSVPLYWTESGLPLGVQFMAPMGDEKTLFQLANQLESAQPWFNRTAPIS from the coding sequence ATGATTAATGCTGCTGCAAACACTCGCCCGCATAAGCTGTTAAGCCAGGATGACTACCAAAGCTACGACGCCATGGGTCTGGCAGAGCTGGTACGACAAGGAGAAGTCAGTGCAGAAGAACTATTGCAGGCCGCGATTCAGCGTGCCGAAGTGGTTAACCCTGAAATTAATGCCATCATTACCCCACTGCATGACTTTGCTCGTGAACAGATACGCAACGGTTTACCGCAAGGGCCATTTAGTGGCGTTCCGTTTTTATTAAAAGATTTATTGGCGTCATTAGCCGGCACTCCGATGAGCAATGGCAGTAACGCCTTTAAAGGTCAACTGTCTCCCAGTGATAGTGAATTGGTACGGCGTTATAAAAACAGCGGCGTGGTCATTTTTGGTAAAACCAACACCCCTGAGTTTGGGCTGATGGGCGTTACCGAACCCAAAGCGTTTGGCCCTAGCCGCAACCCATGGGATACACAACATACGCCGGGCGGCTCCAGTGGTGGCTCAGCCGCTGCCATTGCGGCGGGCATTGTGCCAATGGCTTCCGGTGGTGATGGCGGTGGCTCAATTCGTATTCCATCAGCCTGCTGCGGTTTATTTGGTTTAAAACCCAGCCGCGGAAGGACACCTACCGGCCCTTACTACTCGGAATTATGGGATGGTGCCGCGGTAGAACATGTATTAACTCGCAGCGTACGAGACAGCGCCGCGATGCTGGATGTGATCGCCGGGCCGGACGGCTCAAGCCCCTATCCATTATCAATGGAGTCCTCCTATCTCGACGCCTTAAATCAACCATTAAGACCCCTCAAAGTTGGTTTCACCACCCGTTCGTTTGTTGGCAACGACATTGATGCTGAAGCCATCAAAGCAGTAGAACATACGGTAAAACTGCTAACTGAGCTTGGCCACGACGTTGAAGAAGTCGAGCTGCAACTGGATGGCGAGGCCCTGGCCGATTCTTATCTGACCATGTATTTCGGCCATGTTGCCGCTGATATGGAATACGCCGCTCAGTTGTTAGGTACTGGTTTTGGCAATCTGGATGTGGAAGATGCCACCAAGACCGTAGGCTATCTCGGCAAAGCCATTTCGGCAGAACAATTTGTGAGCGCCAAACGACGCTGGAACCAGTTTGCTCAAACGATGGCCATGTATCACCAGCGCTTCGATATATTACTGACACCGACCCTGGCAACACCACCAGTTGAAATTGGTGCATTTGAACCACCCGCTTCTGAAAAGCTGGCAATGAAATTCGTCAATGCCTTTGGTTTGCATAAATTATTATTGAAAAGTGGCATGGTAAAACAAATGGCCATTGAGAGCCTGAAAAAGCTTCCGTTTACCCAGTTGTCCAATTTAACCGGAGCACCGGCTATGTCAGTGCCATTATATTGGACAGAGTCCGGGCTGCCGCTGGGCGTTCAGTTTATGGCACCCATGGGAGATGAAAAAACCTTATTCCAACTGGCGAATCAATTAGAAAGTGCACAACCCTGGTTTAACCGAACTGCCCCAATAAGTTGA
- a CDS encoding DUF3570 domain-containing protein, translating into MKSKHNALAALAAAASIPLTAQAEVTPEDQVIAYRYSQYSEDDNPRERTITPETGRYDIEVHQLRHARPLGEDWYIDSQMQYETLSGASPLQTYEEDGKSVLVTSGATIDEQRFDLKVSPKRYFDDGSLGGTLAYSTENDYESIALGADGSLELFDKHTTLLASFSASYDTLSPTDIDEYPAREEFDGKNKRIVSLYQGVSQVIDKNRVIQVGAGLTHLSGYLSDPYKTYDLRPDERDQFTISALYRHFLNVGDGAALHADYRLYSDDWGIFSHTLTARWAQSFNTSSMQFLVTPLVRYYRQTEADFYTLERFPADEFYSSDSRLSAFGAITIGLDTRAQWQNWTLSLDMQYYTSDEELGLIETSDTETPSLLTYTILSFGTEYRY; encoded by the coding sequence ATGAAATCCAAACACAATGCATTGGCCGCACTGGCTGCGGCGGCATCGATTCCTCTGACGGCCCAGGCTGAAGTCACTCCGGAAGATCAGGTGATTGCGTATCGTTACAGCCAATACTCTGAAGATGACAACCCCAGAGAGCGAACCATCACCCCCGAAACCGGCCGCTATGATATTGAGGTTCATCAACTGCGCCATGCCCGTCCGCTGGGTGAAGACTGGTATATCGATAGTCAGATGCAATACGAAACCTTATCAGGTGCATCACCACTGCAAACCTACGAGGAAGACGGAAAAAGTGTTTTGGTTACATCAGGAGCAACCATTGATGAACAACGATTTGATTTAAAAGTATCACCCAAACGATATTTTGACGACGGCAGCCTTGGCGGCACCTTGGCTTATTCGACCGAAAATGATTATGAGTCCATCGCCCTGGGAGCCGACGGCAGCCTGGAGCTGTTTGATAAACACACCACCCTGCTGGCTTCTTTCAGTGCCTCTTATGACACATTGAGCCCTACCGATATCGATGAATATCCGGCCCGCGAAGAATTTGATGGCAAAAACAAACGTATCGTGTCGCTATATCAAGGGGTCAGCCAGGTAATTGATAAAAATCGCGTGATACAGGTAGGTGCTGGACTGACCCACCTGTCTGGCTATTTGTCCGATCCTTATAAAACCTATGACTTGCGTCCAGATGAGCGTGATCAGTTTACCATCAGCGCGTTATATCGACATTTTTTAAATGTCGGTGATGGCGCGGCATTACATGCCGATTATCGGCTTTACTCAGATGACTGGGGTATATTTTCTCATACTCTGACAGCGCGCTGGGCTCAGTCTTTTAACACATCATCCATGCAGTTCTTAGTCACTCCACTAGTGCGTTATTACCGCCAAACCGAAGCGGACTTTTATACCCTTGAACGATTCCCTGCTGATGAGTTTTACAGCTCTGATTCTCGCCTGTCTGCGTTCGGGGCAATCACTATTGGACTTGATACCAGGGCGCAATGGCAAAACTGGACCCTTAGTCTGGATATGCAGTATTACACCTCCGACGAAGAACTGGGTCTGATCGAAACAAGTGATACAGAAACACCTTCCCTGCTGACTTACACCATATTAAGCTTCGGAACCGAATATCGTTATTAG
- a CDS encoding FAD:protein FMN transferase codes for MQLHRFSFTAMASPCELHLSGDADACQLAASQAEQEVKRIEQKYSRYQPDSVLSQINQQAGKTTRIDPETFFLLNYARVCFQQSDGLFDISSGVLRQAWDFKQAKLPSQQKLSPLLKRIGFNSVELTQDQVLMPASMEIDFGGIGKEYAADKAADICRQHGIHRGIIDLGGDLLVLGPKPDGSPWHLGVRHPRPASADQAFAQLPVYEGGMATSGDYERFFELNGQRYCHLLNPNTGFPVDHWASVTVLTPSCLLAGTFSTIAMLKQASAIEWLKQQGLHFLAIRPDGSHIAATGSQ; via the coding sequence ATGCAACTTCATCGTTTTTCTTTTACGGCCATGGCATCACCCTGTGAATTACATTTATCAGGTGATGCTGATGCCTGCCAACTGGCGGCTTCCCAGGCCGAGCAGGAAGTTAAACGCATCGAACAAAAGTACAGCCGTTACCAGCCTGATTCGGTACTCAGCCAAATCAATCAACAAGCGGGCAAAACAACCCGCATTGACCCTGAAACGTTTTTTTTGCTCAACTATGCACGCGTCTGTTTCCAGCAAAGTGATGGCCTGTTTGACATCAGTTCAGGCGTATTAAGGCAGGCCTGGGATTTTAAGCAAGCAAAGCTGCCCAGCCAGCAAAAACTCTCTCCGCTCTTGAAGCGCATTGGCTTCAACTCAGTCGAACTGACGCAAGATCAGGTACTGATGCCAGCGTCGATGGAGATTGATTTTGGTGGTATTGGCAAGGAATACGCAGCCGATAAAGCTGCAGATATTTGCCGCCAGCATGGTATTCACAGAGGCATCATCGATCTTGGCGGCGACCTGCTGGTATTAGGCCCTAAACCCGATGGTAGCCCCTGGCATCTGGGGGTTCGTCATCCGCGACCTGCGTCTGCTGATCAGGCCTTTGCCCAGCTGCCCGTTTATGAGGGAGGTATGGCCACCAGCGGTGATTATGAGCGTTTTTTTGAACTCAACGGTCAGCGCTACTGCCATTTATTAAACCCCAATACCGGATTCCCGGTGGATCACTGGGCTTCCGTCACGGTATTAACGCCCAGCTGTTTATTAGCGGGTACATTTTCAACCATTGCCATGCTGAAACAAGCCAGTGCAATTGAGTGGCTGAAGCAACAGGGGTTACATTTTCTGGCTATCCGCCCGGATGGTTCACATATTGCTGCCACAGGCTCACAATAG
- the recD gene encoding exodeoxyribonuclease V subunit alpha: MINNLPAADDNERFTQLKARCLELCGQHKLRHIDLHMAEQVIAYEPDLSDQQRIILYLLVVLLSDALAKGQVCLPLSGKHASSSDNIAMMLPELAVFWPKGIVADQVLSECVSVYCYRPDQNFDEHCFDRRWENQPLVLDLCYPQARLYLARYYFYELAVYRSVQLRLSTVQESAPVNANLKQTLHRLFIPRSDNTIDWQSIAAATACLQRFTVITGGPGTGKTTTVTRLLSALLSQQPEMSIALAAPTGKAAARMTESIRGAKLKAAQEKETSGGELPLAERIPDNSFTLHRLLGWSPRGFRYHQQHPLPYDCVVVDEASMIDLPMMSHLMQALSDDTRLILLGDRDQLASVEAGSVLADLCDAGQEHGLQPAFAEQLQQLTGLDLSAYKTQNRSLMQNALAQLRVSHRFDANSGIGQLAGAVNNGDVNKALRCFNHFSDIDIFWHQDTSANDVLQSWQPHVLKGYRHYCKTVIEQGRRQNFSAILEAFNDFQVLLATRQGLTGVEAVNQRIEQLLRPQLDPQQQYSGAMYPGRAIMISRNDYDLGVFNGDIGIVVEVPGDVAGEKKLKVAFQSLDQGQSHIRLLMSNRLPEHETAFAMTVHKSQGSEFNNVFMMLPQQWQSVITRELIYTAITRAKHHFSLLTSMHSLQTGAVSQVRRASGLRDRLWEEPKG; this comes from the coding sequence ATGATTAATAACTTGCCGGCAGCCGACGATAACGAGCGTTTTACACAACTTAAAGCCCGTTGCCTTGAATTGTGCGGCCAACATAAATTACGCCATATTGATCTGCACATGGCGGAACAGGTAATTGCTTATGAGCCCGACCTGAGTGATCAGCAGCGGATTATTTTGTATCTATTGGTGGTGTTGCTCAGTGACGCGTTAGCAAAAGGGCAGGTGTGCTTACCATTATCGGGCAAGCATGCTTCCTCTTCGGATAATATCGCGATGATGTTACCCGAGTTGGCTGTGTTCTGGCCTAAAGGCATTGTAGCCGATCAGGTGTTGTCTGAATGTGTATCGGTTTATTGTTATCGCCCTGACCAGAATTTTGATGAGCACTGCTTTGATCGCCGTTGGGAAAATCAACCGCTGGTGTTGGATCTCTGCTACCCACAGGCACGTTTGTATCTGGCGCGTTATTATTTTTATGAGCTGGCGGTTTATCGCTCGGTTCAGCTGCGCCTGAGCACTGTTCAGGAATCAGCACCAGTTAATGCAAACCTGAAACAAACCCTGCATCGTTTATTTATTCCCCGCTCTGATAACACCATTGATTGGCAAAGTATTGCCGCAGCGACGGCGTGCTTACAGCGTTTTACCGTGATTACCGGCGGACCGGGAACCGGAAAAACCACGACGGTAACGCGCCTGCTCAGTGCTTTGTTAAGTCAGCAGCCGGAGATGTCGATTGCATTGGCTGCGCCCACGGGCAAAGCAGCAGCACGCATGACCGAATCGATTCGTGGTGCCAAGTTAAAAGCTGCGCAAGAAAAAGAAACGTCCGGCGGCGAATTGCCCTTAGCCGAACGTATTCCGGATAATAGCTTTACTTTGCATCGATTATTGGGTTGGTCACCACGTGGTTTCCGTTATCACCAACAGCATCCGTTGCCTTACGATTGTGTGGTGGTGGATGAAGCATCGATGATTGACTTGCCCATGATGTCACACCTGATGCAGGCGCTGTCGGACGATACCCGGTTAATTTTGTTGGGTGATCGTGACCAGCTGGCGTCGGTTGAAGCCGGTAGTGTATTAGCTGATTTATGCGATGCAGGTCAGGAACACGGGTTGCAACCAGCTTTTGCAGAGCAGCTACAGCAACTGACCGGACTGGATCTCAGCGCGTATAAAACACAAAACCGCAGTCTGATGCAGAACGCATTGGCGCAATTGCGGGTGTCCCATCGGTTTGATGCAAACAGCGGCATTGGCCAATTAGCGGGTGCCGTCAACAATGGGGATGTGAATAAAGCATTGCGGTGTTTTAACCACTTCAGCGATATCGATATCTTTTGGCATCAGGACACCAGTGCCAACGATGTGTTGCAAAGCTGGCAGCCACATGTATTAAAAGGCTATCGCCATTATTGCAAAACGGTTATCGAGCAAGGGCGTCGACAGAATTTCAGTGCAATTCTCGAGGCTTTTAATGATTTTCAGGTATTACTGGCGACCCGTCAGGGATTAACCGGTGTTGAAGCGGTTAATCAACGCATCGAACAATTATTGCGCCCTCAACTGGATCCGCAGCAACAGTATTCCGGTGCCATGTATCCAGGTCGTGCCATTATGATTTCCCGCAATGATTATGATCTGGGGGTGTTTAATGGTGATATTGGTATTGTGGTTGAGGTACCCGGCGACGTTGCTGGTGAGAAAAAATTAAAGGTGGCTTTTCAAAGCCTGGATCAGGGACAAAGTCACATTCGTTTATTAATGAGCAATCGACTGCCTGAGCATGAAACGGCTTTTGCGATGACAGTCCATAAAAGTCAGGGATCTGAATTTAATAATGTATTTATGATGCTGCCTCAGCAATGGCAAAGTGTGATCACCCGAGAGCTGATTTACACCGCAATTACCCGGGCCAAACATCATTTCAGCTTATTAACCAGTATGCACAGTTTACAGACAGGTGCTGTGTCGCAGGTGAGACGAGCAAGTGGTCTGCGTGATCGGTTATGGGAAGAACCAAAAGGATAA
- a CDS encoding DUF4266 domain-containing protein: MPNTLPSLLLMIVTLIAMSGCAQVKPWERGNLSKDIMAWEIDPLKSSLDSHIYFSKEGSSGGGQSAGGGCGCN, from the coding sequence ATGCCAAACACTCTGCCGTCACTTCTGCTGATGATTGTTACATTGATCGCCATGTCGGGCTGTGCCCAGGTAAAACCCTGGGAACGGGGAAATTTGTCGAAAGACATCATGGCCTGGGAGATCGACCCGCTGAAGAGTTCACTCGACAGCCATATTTACTTCAGTAAAGAAGGCTCGTCCGGTGGTGGTCAATCAGCAGGTGGTGGCTGCGGCTGTAACTGA
- a CDS encoding DUF1501 domain-containing protein gives MKRRNFLQLLAATGMSAHLPVFSSSAQAATTPDRYLVVVNAGGGWDPTSICDPKGLNRAYLSNSDRFEGSTNSVELDNNKRFGQIQWSAIPEGVSNDEDVRLRIENQFDQFFQNYGNRLTVINGIDNGTNNHDTGNRITWSGNEEIGYPSISALYAAAISPSLPMAFISNGGYDFTDSLVARARANSAGFINEISDPNYWYTDNNDQFRRGLHYRSRNDQVDIYKMVQQAQNNRIQRQQTNESLPKKREQLSQLFTVRGEDNNLSALKVHLDDIQANVSRDTNWNENRANSLKSQAEVVAAAFKANLAASANLSVGGFDTHGNHDASAYPRLGDLMEGVHFLNQALSYAGIADKTTIVIGSDFGRTPYYNSGNGKDHWPITSVMVLHPTTTNTGGRVFGASTNDFRAQKINRQTGLADSAGDTLGPQHVNHALRELMGIQNSPLIADYPLNANPFNIFG, from the coding sequence ATGAAACGTCGTAATTTTTTACAGCTGCTGGCAGCGACTGGAATGTCAGCCCACTTACCGGTTTTTTCTTCTTCAGCCCAGGCCGCAACTACCCCGGATCGTTACCTGGTAGTGGTCAACGCCGGTGGCGGCTGGGACCCAACGTCCATTTGTGACCCCAAAGGTTTAAACCGTGCTTACCTCTCGAACTCGGACCGTTTTGAAGGCTCAACAAACTCAGTTGAGCTGGATAACAACAAACGTTTTGGCCAGATTCAGTGGAGTGCCATCCCTGAAGGAGTGTCCAACGACGAAGACGTCAGGCTTCGCATCGAAAATCAGTTTGACCAGTTTTTTCAAAATTATGGTAATCGTCTGACAGTGATCAATGGCATTGATAACGGTACCAATAATCACGATACAGGCAATCGCATCACCTGGTCTGGAAACGAAGAGATTGGCTATCCGTCTATCAGCGCCCTTTACGCCGCTGCAATCTCCCCTAGTCTGCCCATGGCCTTTATCAGTAATGGCGGCTACGACTTCACCGATTCATTAGTTGCCCGGGCTCGTGCCAACAGTGCTGGTTTCATTAACGAAATCTCCGATCCGAATTATTGGTATACCGATAACAACGATCAATTCCGGAGGGGCCTGCACTACCGCTCCCGGAATGATCAGGTTGATATTTATAAGATGGTTCAACAGGCGCAAAACAATCGCATTCAGCGTCAACAGACTAACGAGTCACTGCCAAAGAAAAGAGAGCAACTGAGCCAGTTATTTACCGTACGCGGTGAAGACAACAACCTGTCGGCATTAAAAGTTCACCTGGACGATATTCAGGCAAATGTCAGTCGCGATACCAACTGGAATGAAAACCGAGCAAACTCACTAAAAAGTCAGGCTGAGGTTGTTGCGGCTGCTTTTAAAGCCAATCTGGCAGCCAGTGCCAATCTGAGTGTGGGCGGCTTTGATACTCATGGCAATCATGATGCCAGTGCCTACCCAAGGCTTGGTGATCTGATGGAGGGAGTACATTTTCTCAATCAGGCCCTGAGCTATGCGGGTATCGCTGATAAAACCACCATTGTGATTGGTTCTGACTTTGGACGCACTCCCTATTACAACTCAGGTAACGGCAAAGACCACTGGCCAATTACCAGCGTTATGGTATTACACCCAACCACCACCAACACAGGGGGCCGGGTGTTTGGTGCATCCACCAATGACTTCCGGGCACAAAAAATCAATCGCCAGACGGGGCTCGCTGACTCTGCAGGCGACACTCTTGGCCCGCAGCACGTTAACCACGCATTACGCGAGCTGATGGGAATTCAGAACAGTCCATTGATTGCCGACTACCCCTTAAATGCGAATCCATTTAATATTTTCGGTTAA
- a CDS encoding TlpA disulfide reductase family protein — protein sequence MRFITSIFVLLFSATTLSATVGEKAPGFKLPLVTKKGQLSLSEYRGKVVYVDFWASWCGPCRKSLPLLNDMRNELKGQPFEVLAINLDEDIKDARGFLKQFPVSYPTLHDGAGNTPEDYELKGMPTSYLIDKNGIVQAVHTGFKPSDMTKIRKEVASLLGLKTGKK from the coding sequence GTGCGTTTTATCACAAGCATTTTTGTTCTGTTGTTCTCAGCAACCACATTATCTGCAACCGTCGGTGAAAAAGCCCCAGGGTTCAAACTGCCATTGGTTACTAAAAAAGGGCAACTGTCCTTATCTGAATATCGTGGCAAGGTTGTGTATGTGGATTTTTGGGCCTCCTGGTGTGGCCCGTGTCGGAAGTCACTGCCACTTCTTAATGACATGCGTAATGAACTGAAAGGCCAGCCGTTTGAAGTACTGGCCATCAATCTCGACGAAGACATCAAAGATGCCCGCGGCTTCCTGAAACAATTCCCTGTGAGCTACCCTACTCTGCACGATGGGGCTGGCAATACACCGGAAGACTATGAGCTTAAGGGCATGCCGACCTCTTATTTGATTGATAAAAATGGAATTGTTCAGGCAGTACATACCGGCTTTAAACCGTCGGACATGACCAAAATTCGCAAAGAAGTTGCCAGCCTATTGGGTCTGAAAACAGGTAAAAAATAA
- a CDS encoding DUF748 domain-containing protein gives MPRYIKPLFKVIVYFSLILIGFYWLLMTLGPFFAVKYAQQWYGEQHPGQSLVIDQVDVSLWHGTLMVKGVDIKQAEAGTIPQLATLGLQRFDLSWQPMALFQRRFLGNATLTGFSVSAQNTEQATLSALEFSNIHVSDALQVAGDITLSQLALKKENSPAVSLEKFQLSGLDANQQHVTATAMVLNDLQIGENKLTSLARYEVADIHVMLNEQQLQTGMHRYAGLIARLEKTADGYIAGLTAAETRVSTPSETTDLTNEARDLITEDIAVKEDVPVTEYAEPTEAELKKSSDKSFSLVIEGLQQIKEQPSYLEFNDQQVSPAADVRLAIKQLDAGKVDVIFRGDDVILKQPIPLKLNVNFDDYDDLSLTAELGLNNGEAGLTPQGTVELLIDHLDLVPFNGYVADATGYHVLHGSLDLGVNLSINNEHMDGEARIFLRNSKFTPVDQETIDRLSKQVSMPLDTAFSILRDDNNNIRLNLPISGPLHDPDVGLNDLINQLSVLAVQEAVTYYLTQMLQPYTALISISSYAGDYLLAIRLDDLAFEPLQAELTKEHQEYLEKVAGMMAEKENLELKVCGFASEEEHKLLSEKPTDNMKNWQSLAKLREVNIQRWFHQQHQDLVKRVTPCHPQKGEKAVVSLGF, from the coding sequence ATGCCCCGATATATAAAGCCTCTGTTTAAAGTTATTGTCTACTTCAGCCTGATTTTAATCGGCTTTTATTGGTTGTTGATGACGTTAGGGCCGTTTTTTGCCGTTAAATATGCGCAACAGTGGTACGGCGAACAACATCCGGGTCAGAGTCTGGTGATTGATCAGGTTGACGTATCCTTATGGCACGGAACCTTGATGGTGAAAGGTGTTGACATTAAGCAGGCAGAAGCTGGAACCATTCCACAATTGGCGACATTAGGCTTGCAACGTTTTGATCTCAGCTGGCAGCCCATGGCGTTATTTCAGCGGCGCTTTTTGGGTAATGCAACCTTGACCGGTTTTTCCGTTTCCGCACAAAACACGGAGCAAGCCACCTTGTCTGCTCTTGAATTCAGCAATATTCATGTGAGCGATGCGTTACAGGTGGCAGGGGATATTACTTTGTCCCAACTGGCTTTGAAAAAAGAGAATTCACCGGCTGTCTCGCTGGAAAAGTTTCAACTCTCAGGGCTGGATGCAAATCAACAACACGTCACAGCTACAGCAATGGTGTTGAATGATTTACAAATTGGTGAAAATAAACTGACGTCTTTAGCCCGTTATGAAGTTGCGGATATTCACGTCATGCTGAATGAACAGCAGCTGCAGACCGGGATGCATCGTTATGCTGGATTGATTGCTCGTCTTGAGAAAACAGCCGATGGCTATATCGCAGGATTAACGGCTGCAGAAACTCGCGTAAGTACGCCGTCGGAGACAACTGACTTAACGAATGAGGCTCGTGACCTTATAACAGAAGACATTGCGGTAAAAGAAGACGTTCCAGTAACAGAATACGCTGAGCCAACAGAAGCTGAGCTGAAAAAATCTTCTGATAAATCATTCTCTCTGGTTATTGAGGGTTTGCAGCAAATAAAGGAGCAGCCATCTTATCTTGAGTTTAACGATCAACAGGTGAGTCCTGCTGCGGACGTTCGACTGGCAATTAAGCAACTGGATGCTGGTAAAGTGGATGTGATATTTCGTGGTGATGACGTGATTCTTAAGCAGCCAATACCTTTAAAGCTGAATGTTAACTTCGATGACTATGACGACCTGAGCTTAACGGCGGAGCTGGGGTTAAACAATGGAGAGGCGGGGTTAACCCCGCAAGGCACGGTTGAGTTATTAATCGATCACCTGGATTTGGTTCCTTTTAACGGCTATGTGGCCGACGCGACGGGTTATCATGTTTTACATGGTTCATTGGATTTAGGGGTGAACCTCAGTATTAACAATGAACATATGGATGGCGAAGCTAGGATATTTTTACGCAATAGTAAATTTACTCCGGTTGACCAGGAAACCATCGATCGTCTCAGTAAGCAGGTATCGATGCCACTTGATACGGCCTTCTCAATTTTACGGGATGACAATAATAATATTCGCTTGAATTTACCCATTTCTGGCCCGTTACATGACCCGGATGTTGGCTTAAATGATTTGATTAATCAGCTCAGTGTTCTTGCCGTACAGGAAGCAGTGACCTATTACCTGACGCAAATGCTCCAGCCTTATACGGCGTTAATTTCTATTTCGAGTTATGCCGGTGATTATTTATTGGCAATCCGCCTGGATGACCTGGCATTTGAACCATTGCAGGCAGAGTTAACAAAAGAGCATCAGGAATACCTGGAGAAAGTTGCCGGTATGATGGCTGAGAAAGAAAATCTGGAATTAAAAGTGTGTGGTTTTGCCAGCGAAGAGGAGCATAAGCTGCTGTCTGAAAAACCAACGGATAATATGAAAAACTGGCAGTCGCTGGCAAAGTTGCGTGAAGTGAACATCCAGCGCTGGTTCCATCAGCAACATCAGGACTTAGTAAAACGTGTCACGCCTTGTCATCCTCAAAAAGGAGAAAAGGCCGTGGTCAGTTTAGGATTTTAA